GCAAGTCATCTCTTCTACCAACTCTGCATTTTTGTCAAAGCCCGCCGCCAAGCCTACGGGGTTTTTAAACTTCAGACCAAACACCTCACGTTCCAAGGAGGGGTGTTCATAGGTAAACAATTGCCTGAACAGAAACGGTACACCGGGAATTTTAAACAAAAACTGAAGGGTTCCGCAGACAAAATGATGCACCTGCTCGGCATCGAAGCGAAACAAAATCGGAAGGATGAGCCACTTATACATGGTTACAAAAGTAATAAAAAAAAAATCGTCGGACGGTTTAAAACCGTCCGACGATTGGGCTATCCACCCATAAAACCTTAAAAAACCTGCTGACGATAGGGCAAATTCAGCCGAAAACCAAAGGTAGCCAAAGTGGTGTTGAGGTTCTGAGCTGCCACTGTGCTCTGCTGCCGGCGCATCATCAGACGCCCGTCAATAAAGAAGTTATGCCTAAGCATATACGACAATCTCAGGTCGGTAAAGGTCGTATTAACCGGCGTACCCTGCCCGATAAAGTTGCCTACGTCCCGGACACGAAACTCGTCATAGGGTCGGTTGATATTACCTCCATAGTTCCAGACGTCCGAATCTACCCCTCGTTTGGATTGGGTAAACGTTCCGTAGACGGTCAGGCGACGTGTGGGCTGATAACGAAGCAGGCCAATGACTTCCCAAAAGTTTGCGCCCAGCGGATGCGCCAGCGGCAGATCATAATGCACATAATTATTAAAGCCGTTTTTATGAGAATAGGTAAACGGACGAACTGCGTTAAATTCCGCCTGCAGGTCTAAATTTTTGACCCCCAACGCATCCACGTATTTCAGCCCGGCCTGAAATGCGTACTTCTTGCCCCATGACCCGTTTTTACCGAAATATTCGGATGTTTTGAATTCATCCAACATAAATTGGCTGTAAAACCCAAAATGCCGGAGAAAATTCCATCGAAAATCAACCCCAAGCAATGCATTATCTGAACTGCCCAAATAGGTTTCTAAATAGCGGTAAAAAATGATGGGATTGAGGTAGTTCAGGTCAAACCTGTTGTTTTCGCGACCAAACATCTCCGCCTCAAAAATTCCGATATTAATGTTTTTGGAGAGGTTGATACTCAGGTGGTGAATGGCCGCAAACTTCTTATTAACAGGTTCTTCGGGCCGGCGGCCTACCTGGTTGTAGAGCATCCCTGCCCAAAGGTTGGTATATTGAAAACGCCCCAGCTGCGTTGTCATTTTTAAGAACAGATACGGTGAGCTCCAGTCAGAAAGCAGCAGGGAACGGTAGCCGCTTCCGATGATATGTCTGTCGTGGCCGAATTGCAGATTGATCTGTTTAATCGGATTGGCGGTTACGTATCCCCGGGCCGAAATAAAATCCACGCCGTTGGTACGGATGCTTTTCACCAAACTTTCACCGGGCACGACATACAGCGGATAAATAAGATTTATCTCGCGGACGTTGAGGGTATAATCGCGGACGTATTTTCCAAACATTCCCTGTGTATCGGTCACATACGTGTAAAAGCCCAATTTTTTACCGACCACCCCCCGGAGCTCCACGCCGCGCGCGGTTAGCCACAGATAATCCTTGGAGCTGTTTTCCGTACCCAAGATCAAATGAGTTACGGGGCTTAAATGCAGGTCAAAATCTTTATTGCGAACGTAATAAAAATCCGACGGACGTTCGTAAAAGCGTTTCAAAAAGCGTTTTTGACTCATCGGGGTTTTATCTGCCGACCATTCCCAGTTATCCTGCCGCAAATAGCGTAAATTGAAGAAGTCAATATCATTGAGCGGTAGGGTACGGTCAGCTTCGATACTGTCCAAAAGACTGATGACGGCAGTACGCTGAAAAGGCTTTACGCCAATATGAAAATCTTCCGACAGGCGGCCGCGGCGAATCTCGAATCGATCAATCAAATGATAGTAATCATCGTTGAGCGGCACATATTGCGATTGGGAAAAAGAAGGGGTTTTGCTAATCAATAAAAGCAAAAAACAATTAAAAACGGTAAGCGGCAAATACGGCCTTTTTTCCGTATCTCTTCTATGTTTATGTACACTCTTCAACAGCAGTAATTGTCTAAAACTCATATACGCTTTTAAATTATATCGCTACTTGGCGCAAATTAAGTTATTTTTGCAGCTCTGAAAACAATAGTTTATCCTCTTGAGTAACTCCTCCAACACGGTTTATTTCCCAAATCTTAACGGCGTACGCTTTATTGCCGCCTTTTCGGTGCTTATCCATCATATTGAACAAGTCAAAGAAGTGTTCAAAATTCCGCATTTTTATGATTATCATCTCATAAAAAGTATGGGAAAATTAGGCGTTGATTTATTTTTCGTCCTCAGCGGGTTTCTGATCACTTACCTTTTGCTGCACGAAAAAGGTCGTTTTGGTGCCATCAATACCCGGGATTTTTACATCAGACGTATTCTGCGCATTTGGCCGCTCTATTTCCTGATTGTCATTCTTGCGTTTTTTGTTTTCCCGAATATTCCCTTTTTTGTAGCACCCAATAACGAAATTTCGTTCATGGCGCAAAATGTTTATGAGCGCCTGTCACTTTTTTTCATTGTGTTACCCAACGTCGGTTTTATACTTTACGGTTCCCCTTACCTGGCCGCCCAAACGTGGTCTATCGGCGTTGAAGAACAATTTTATTACCTGTGGCCATGGATCATTCAACGTCTTACCTGGAAGCGTCTGTTGCTCACGTTGGTCATTTTCTCACTCGGTACCTTTGGTATATTTTACATTTACTACCATTGGATAGGAAATACACTCTATGCAAACAACGTGCCTGAAATTGTGCGTTTCTTCTTCAGTCAATTCCGTATCCTAACCCTCGTCACCGGGGGAGGGTGCGCCATGCTGGTCTACTATCGCAGGGAAAAAATACTGAATGTGCTTTTCCGCAAAGATGTGCAGATCACGGTATATACCCTGCTTCTTTTCTGCCTCGGAACGGGTGTTCATATCAACCATATCAATCTGGAATTTTACGGACTGTTCTTTGCCTATTTTATCCTGAATGTATCGAGCAATCCGCGCTCTGTTGTCAATCTGGAATATGGTTGGATCTCGTACCTCGGCAAGATATCCTACGGGATATACATCTACCAAACGGCTTTTATCGTGGCGAGTATTCATTGCATCCAATGGGCTTTCGGCAAAGATTTACCCACGCTCACTTTCAACCTCATCCTGTATCCTTTGGCCATCCTGCTGACGGTCGGCGTGTCGGCTTTATCCTATCGTTTTTTTGAAAAGCCTTTTTTGAAATTAAAAGAGCGGTTCAGCTCCCATTCAGCGACGCGATAATTGAATCAACTCAGCCATGGTATATGATTTCAAGCCCATTCGCTGCGCTTCCGCCAACAGCTTCTCCAAACGGCTGACCGAAAAGGCATAAGGCTCATCGGAGGCCTCAAACAAAGGGCGATGCCCCAGCAGCATCAATACCGATCGGGTATTTTTGGCCCGAATAAGCCCGTCTTTCAACTGGGCATCCGTGATATGGGTGTATTGGTCGATCAGCAATGAGTGTACTTTCGAGCTGCCGTCAAAGTGATAGTAAATATCATCGATGGCAAAAATGGGTTGTCGAAACGTAAAAACCGACATCCGGCGCTCGGTCATGGATACATCGCGCAACAGGATAAAATAATCTTTTAATAACCGACGATCGGTAAACCAGGTCTGCTGACCGCCCACGTGCGCAAACGTTACGGGTTTAAAGCCGGCCTTACGCATGGAAAGCACTTCGGCTTCAATTTCGAAGCGATAAAAATCCTCCAACGCTCCTCCGCCCCGCAGCCAATCCAACACCCGGGTATGAGTCGCCCCGTGGGCACCGATCTCGTGGCCGTCCCGGGCAAGTTGGTGCAACTGTTCGATCTCCTTGGGCGAAAGGCTGTCAAACTGCGTGACGTAAAAGGTGGCCCGGGCGTTGTATTTTTTTAATAACGGTCGCAGCAGGGTCCATTCTTCGACATAACGGTCATCAAATGACAACGCAATGCCCGCGGGCGGACGAGACTCCTCAGGTGTTGAATCCCGACAGCCAAATACTCCGCAGCTAAGGGCTGACAACAGAAAAAGTGCTTTTTTCATGGTTTTGTACGTGGAGGCACAGGCGGATTTCCAACGACCTCGTATTTGACTTTGCTTTTCCGCAAATGTGTTGTATTATCGTTGCTGCAAATGTAACCTCCCAACCCCAAACCGCCTACACCCCTTTCATTATGTTTGTGCTTACTCAACAACCCTCCATCGCCAATCACTTTTTAGCGGAACTGCGTGACGCCAACGTTCAGCAGGACCGAATGCGTTTTCGCCGTAATTTGGAACGGATAGGCGAACTTTTGGCCTATGAAATCTCTAAGTCATTGCCCTACCGCCACGCGGAAGTGACCACCCCGCTGGGTAAAGCGGCTACCCGGCTCCTGCGACAGCCGCCCGTACTGGCTACGATCTTACGCGCCAGCCTGCCTTTCCACCAGGGATTTTTACATTTTTTTGACCAAGCCGACAATGCCTTCATCGGGGCGTATCGCGGCCATCATATCGGCGAAGATGAGTTTGAAGTGGAAATGGATTACATTACGGCCCCCGACTTACAGGACCGTACCCTCATTCTGATGGACCCCATGCTTGCCACGGGGCGCTCCATCGAAAAGGTATATCATGCCCTGCTCCGGTTTGGTATTCCTGCCCAAACCCACATTGCCGCCGTGATCGCCAGTCCGGAAGGGGTGGCGTACCTGCAAAATCGGATGTCGGAATGCCGCCTTTGGGTGGGTGCCGTCGACGAAAAACTGGACTCACATTACTACATTGTGCCGGGTTTGGGAGATGCCGGCGACCTTTCCTTTGGACCTAAGCTCTGACTCCTGATCGTACCGCAACAGGGCATTGGCAGGGGAATTTATCAAAACAGCATCGTTGCAACGCAAGAATCTTCATTTTTCGATGTACCCGGAGCAATCAGCAGGGGAAGGCCCTACGCCCTTCCGACCGGCTCTACGGGCCGGGCCGGGCTCAACTTCTCAGCCGAATTTACCGGACGTGTTCAGCGTTTGGTATGAAATATGCTTGGGAATTCTCCACCCGGACTCATTGCCCTTCACCGAAAGTCGGAATCAACGGATACCCCGGTCCGCTTTCGCAAATGAAGATACGCTGCCGGCAGGTACTCGGACCGGGTTGTGGCTTTACGTATAAAACACTAAACAAACTAACTGAATAC
Above is a window of Runella slithyformis DSM 19594 DNA encoding:
- a CDS encoding acyltransferase family protein, producing the protein MSNSSNTVYFPNLNGVRFIAAFSVLIHHIEQVKEVFKIPHFYDYHLIKSMGKLGVDLFFVLSGFLITYLLLHEKGRFGAINTRDFYIRRILRIWPLYFLIVILAFFVFPNIPFFVAPNNEISFMAQNVYERLSLFFIVLPNVGFILYGSPYLAAQTWSIGVEEQFYYLWPWIIQRLTWKRLLLTLVIFSLGTFGIFYIYYHWIGNTLYANNVPEIVRFFFSQFRILTLVTGGGCAMLVYYRREKILNVLFRKDVQITVYTLLLFCLGTGVHINHINLEFYGLFFAYFILNVSSNPRSVVNLEYGWISYLGKISYGIYIYQTAFIVASIHCIQWAFGKDLPTLTFNLILYPLAILLTVGVSALSYRFFEKPFLKLKERFSSHSATR
- a CDS encoding polysaccharide deacetylase family protein, with protein sequence MKKALFLLSALSCGVFGCRDSTPEESRPPAGIALSFDDRYVEEWTLLRPLLKKYNARATFYVTQFDSLSPKEIEQLHQLARDGHEIGAHGATHTRVLDWLRGGGALEDFYRFEIEAEVLSMRKAGFKPVTFAHVGGQQTWFTDRRLLKDYFILLRDVSMTERRMSVFTFRQPIFAIDDIYYHFDGSSKVHSLLIDQYTHITDAQLKDGLIRAKNTRSVLMLLGHRPLFEASDEPYAFSVSRLEKLLAEAQRMGLKSYTMAELIQLSRR
- the upp gene encoding uracil phosphoribosyltransferase — translated: MFVLTQQPSIANHFLAELRDANVQQDRMRFRRNLERIGELLAYEISKSLPYRHAEVTTPLGKAATRLLRQPPVLATILRASLPFHQGFLHFFDQADNAFIGAYRGHHIGEDEFEVEMDYITAPDLQDRTLILMDPMLATGRSIEKVYHALLRFGIPAQTHIAAVIASPEGVAYLQNRMSECRLWVGAVDEKLDSHYYIVPGLGDAGDLSFGPKL